A section of the Epinephelus moara isolate mb chromosome 3, YSFRI_EMoa_1.0, whole genome shotgun sequence genome encodes:
- the layna gene encoding layilin — MDLLTIFCHFLLLCFDPSAATSLITADIFEARGQRVCKAGKGKPCYKLAYFSELRRRLNFVDAEFACRRDGGQLLSVESESEQKIIEQLITELRPTDGDFWIGLRRNHGDENSSSDCSSQYYWLDGSKSPFRNWHWDEPSCGYEVCVVMYHQPSAPPGLGGLYMFQWNDDNCETKNNFICKYTAEKPQDPSPSPNSTLTNVFPSSVLPWNPNDRDQGSNTALNLIYIIIPTIPLILLLLTAIGVCCFKLLATRRRKQQKSEVCQTDPSFCPSPAPTDVYNVIRSQKEDDLVSTRPHTKNTSFLCSSPDTPTGDYDNLGGRDTESGFVTLASTESCFLNFDLNDLSLGRRTNRDFYNTSLGRSAKRELRDLNDSSLGSTGHREYYDRSLGRRTTKSEHYGSSVYGDHGLYDGSIRGGSDLYDPKLKPGSHTVKADLYQTYITNGKDDTYQTSLGTFGNRKSYQANLDSYRNGLNLDAGRRYYNEQEWINRENY; from the exons ATGGACCTGCTGACAATCTTCTGTCACTTCCTGCTTTTATGTTTTGATCCATCTGCGGCCACAAGTCTCATCACAG CGGATATATTCGAAGCCAGAG gtcaaCGTGTGTGCAAGGCAGGAAAAGGGAAGCCGTGCTACAAGCTGGCCTATTTCTCCGAGCTCCGGCGTAGGCTGAACTTCGTAGATGCAGAGTTCGCCTGCAGACGGGACGGGGGGCAGCTGCTGAGCGTGGAGTCGGAGTCTGAGCAGAAGATCATAGAGCAGCTCATCACAGAGCTCCGCCCAACTGATGGAGACTTCTGGATCGGTCTCCGCCGTAACCATGGAGACGAGAACAGCAGCTCAGACTGCTCCTCACAGTACTACTGGCTGGATGGCAGCAAATCACCATTTAG gAACTGGCATTGGGATGAGCCATCATGTGGCTATGAGGTGTGTGTGGTAATGTATCACCAACCGTCCGCTCCTCCCGGTCTGGGTGGGCTCTATATGTTCCAGTGGAATGACGACAATTGTGAAACCAAGAACAACTTCATCTGTAAATACACTGCAG AGAAGCCACAGGACCCGTCCCCGTCTCCCAACTCCACTCTAACAA ATGTCTTCCCTTCATCCGTGCTGCCGTGGAATCCAAATGACCGCGACCAGGGCAGCAATACAG CTCTGAATCTGATTTACATCATCATTCCCACCATCCCCCTGATTCTGCTGTTACTGACAGCGATCGGAGTCTGCTGCTTCAAACTGCTGGCCACACG gaggaggaaacaacaGAAATCAGAAGTATGCCAGACGGACCCAAGCTTCTGCCCCAGCCCGGCTCCAACTGACGTCTACAACGTCATTCGCTCCCAGAAGGAGGATGACCTGGTTTCAACTCGCCCGCACACCAAAAACACCTCCTTTTTATGCTCCTCCCCCGACACACCCACAGGTGACTACGACAACCTGGGGGGGCGGGACACAGAGAGCGGCTTTGTGACGCTTGCCAGCACAGAGAGCTGCTTCCTCAACTTTGACCTCAATGACCTCAGCCTTGGGCGTCGCACCAACCGTGACTTCTACAACACCAGCTTGGGCCGCTCAGCAAAGAGGGAGTTGAGGGACTTGAATGACAGCAGTCTGGGCTCCACCGGGCACAGAGAGTATTATGACAGGAGTCTAGGTCGTCGTACGACAAAGAGCGAGCATTACGGCAGCAGCGTGTACGGGGACCATGGGTTGTATGATGGCAGCATCAGAGGAGGGAGCGACCTCTATGATCCCAAACTGAAGCCTGGAAGTCACACAGTGAAGGCTGACCTCTATCAGACATACATCACCAACGGCAAGGACGACACTTACCAGACCAGCCTAGGAACCTTTGGAAACCGAAAATCCTACCAAGCAAACCTGGACAGCTACAGAAACGGCCTGAATCTTGATGCCGGAAGGAGATACTACAATGAACAAGAATGGATCAACAGAGAAAACTACTGA